In Neptuniibacter halophilus, the genomic stretch AAACCAGCTCACCCTGATCTTGTTAGGGCTGGCACTGTTTCTGGTGTTTGTGGTGATGGCGATTCAGTATGAATCGCTGCGTAATCCGCTGATTATCATCTTTGGTGTTCCCTTCTGCGCCATCGGCGTGGCACTGGGCATTGAATTGCTGGCCGTGCCCCTGTCGATGCCAGTCTGGCTCGGCATGATCATGCTCACCGGGATTGTGGTTAATAACGCCATTCTGATGGTGGAGTATATTGAGATCGCCCGTCAGCAACGTAAGCTCGGTCTGCGTTCAGCCATTCTGACCGCCGCCCGGTTACGCCTGAGACCGGTGATTATGACCACCCTGAGTACCGTCGCCGGGATGTTCCCACTGGCCCTGGGCTGGGGCGACGGTGCTGAGATGTTACAGCCGCTGGCCATCACCGTAGTCTGGGGCCTGAGCTTTTCCCTGCTGGTAAGCCTGCTCCTGATTCCGGTGGTGTACCAGTTGGTCAACCGCCACCAGGCCCCGAAATAACTGCACCCACATCGGCCCGGGGCGAGCGTCCTACCGCCGGCTCAATTCCTGTACGAGGCGTGTCTCACGCCGAAAAGATACCGGCCCCACATCGGCCCGGCATGGGTCACCTGCCCTTTTCCTGCGCCCGCTCATCGATAGGCTATAGTTGAATGACCCGAACTTGCCGGGGCCACCCATCCAGCCGCAAAGGAGGTGTCGCAGATGTCTGAGCAACAGGGTTTTCCACTGTCCCGGCCGGGGCGGTTGTACCTGACCGAGGGCGGAACAGAAACCGAAATCATGTACAAATACGGTTTTGAACTGCCTCACTTTGCCATGTTTCCTCTGCTGGACAACCCGGCAGCAGTAACCAAAATGCGCGATATGTTCCGCTACTACCTTGATGTGGTGGCCAAACATAAGCTGTGTGCATTGATTGGCGGGCTCGACTACCGCGCCAGCCCCGACTGGGGCAAACTGCTGGGCTATTCCGACGCGGGGCTGGCTGAAGCGAACCTGCAATCGATCGACTTTCTGCGCGACGTGGCAGCAGAGTACGCGCATGATATTGAGCAAACCCTGATTCAGGGCCTGATCGGCCCACGGGGTGACGCCTACCAACAGGGCCATACCATCACTGCAGAGGCCGCCGAAGATTACCATGCCATACAGTTAACGACCCTGAAAAAAGCCGGTGTCGACCTCGCGCTGGCGATCACCTTTAACAATGTTGAAGAATCGATCGGCGTCGCCCGGGCAGCGAAAACGATCGGCGTTCCGCTGGCCATCTCCCTGACCCTCAATCGCAACTCAACGCTGGGTGATGGCACGCCACTGGCCGACGCCATTGAACAGATCGATCAGGCCACGGATCACTCTGTCGAATTTTATTCCATCAACTGCTCACACCCCATCGAGTATGAACCGGCCATTGATGGGGGCCCGTGGTTGCAAAGGGTTCGCGGTGTGCGGCCCAATGCCTCGAAAATGGAAAAAGTCGCACTCTGTAAGATCGGCCATCTGGAATCAGGTGACCCGGTTGAACTGGGTGAACAGTGTGGTGAACTGGCAAAACGTTACCCGCATATGGATATCTGGGGCGGTTGCTGTGGCACCTGGGATCAGCATCTGGATCAGATTGCCCTGAATATCCGCAAGGTACACGGGCTCGCCTGATCAACGGAGATAGTGCGCCAGCGCCTCAGGCGTATCGATATCCTGTTCGGCATTGGGCATCGCCAGGGTTTCAATATGCAATGACGGGCTGTAGAGGAGTTGTTTCGCCCCCTTATCTCCCTGCAGAGAGATCAGCTCAGGAAACAACGCACGGCGAAACAACGCCGGTACACCCCTGCGCCCGGCATATTCGGCACAGACCACATCGGCCGGATCAGAGATCAACAATAATCGCTGCAGATCGGTCGTCGTCAGCGCAATCTGATCCGCCAGCAGTATCAGTAACTGATCTGTATCCTCTGGTAACTGGCGAACCGCTTCAGCAATTGAACTGCCCAGTCCCTCCTGCCAATTCGGATTATGAATCAGCGGCAAAGCGGTTACACGCTGCTGCTGTTGCGCTGCAACGATTTCAGCATGCCAGGCGCCACTGACAATCGCCATAAACTCCGCTTGCAGCGGCATTGCCAACTGTATGCTGTGTTCCAGCAGCGCCACGCCGGGTGCGACCTCCGCCAGGAGTTTGCAGCCACCAAAGCGACTGCTGGACCCTGCGGCCATAATCAGCACCGCCAGACTCATGCAGCCTCACTCCGTGGCCGGGACTGGCTGGCTTCACCCAGATGCAACTGGCGATGACACTCGGCCAGAATGGACAAAGCAATACTCTCCGGCAGTTCGCCCCCCAAAGGCATACCTGCAGGGCCGGCCAGCGCTGGCTGCAGCATTGCGGTTTTCAGCCGGGCCTGACGCAACACTTTCTGTTTACGACTGTGCGGCCCGAGCAGTGCCATATATTCCAGCCCGGCCCCGTTAACTGCCTGTAAAGCCGCTGCATCCAGCTCCACATTGTGAGACATCAGCACCGCGGCATTAACCCGGTTCTGGCTGATATAGCCATTCAGGTCAGACACGTTATCACGCAGAATCCTGTCGGCCAGCATGAAATGTTCACGCCGGGCATTGGCCGGCCTCGGGTCCCACAGGCTGACTTCCCAGCCGAGCTGTTTAGCCATTGCGACCAGCGGTTGTGCATCAACGCCGCCCCCTACCACCAGCAGGTGGGGATCCGGATCAATCGCCGTGACCAGCCAGTTCTGGCCTTCACTTTGAGTAATCCGGTGTTTCTGATCGCTGCTTCTGTGCTGATCCAACGGCAAAAAGATGGAGCTCGCCCTGCCTCCATTGACCGGGATCTGCTGGTAATAGAGCCCTGAAACCCGGTTACGCAGGTGTTCATACAACTGATCCAACTGCTGATAATCATTTTCGCGGTCAATCCGGTGCAGCATGATATACACCGTGCCGCCACAACCAATACCGAGTTGAAACGAGAGATCATCCTCATCACTGCCGTCGTAACAGAGCGTCAACGAGCTGCCGGTCTGCATCACTCGCCGGGCATGGGTCTGAATATCCGATTCCAGGCAGCCCCCGCTGAGCATCCCAAACTGCTGACCGAGGCTGTTGAACAGCATCATCGCCCCGGCTTTTCGATAACTCGGGCCTTCGGTGCGGTAAACCGTTCCCAGCACCCAGTCGCATTCATCGCGCTGCGGATACCACTGTTCCAGCAATGCAGAAAGCTGGTTAGCCATGTCAGTTCCTCCTGCCCGCGCCATCAGGACGCGGGCTTTCAGGCTTAAGCGACTTAAGCGGGCGATTTAATCTGAATGGGTAAACGATCAAACGTCTGCCCGGTCAACGCGAAGAGCGCATTCGCCACGGCCGGTGCAATCGGCGGCGTACCGGGCTCACCGACCCCGGTGGGCGGCTCGGCTGAAGGCACAATATGCACCTCGATCTCCGGCATCTGATGAATGCGCAGCACTTCGTAGTCATTAAAGTTGGACTGTACTGCGGCACCGTTTTCCAGTGTGATCTCGCTCATCAATGCAGGCGACAGGCCAAAGCCGATGCCCCCCTCCATTTGTGCTTTGATCACATCCGGGTTAATTGCTAAACCGCAATCCACAGCACAGATGACTTTCACAACGCGGAAAGTTCCATCCTCCGCCAGCGCTACTTCGGCAACCTGAGCCACGTAGGAGTTAAACGATTCGACCACCGCCACCCCCTGAGCATGGCCTTTCGGCAGGGTTTTACCCCAACCGGCTTTTTCCGCCGCCAGTTTAAGTACGCCGCTGTGTCGTGGGTGCGCTTTCAGCAACTCAAGACGCAAGGCAACCGGATCTTTGCCGGCTGCTTTAGCCACCCGGTCCATAAACACTTCGGTAGAAAACGCGGTATGGGTATGCCCGACTGAACGCCACCACTGTACCGGAACCGGTAACTGTACGGTGTGCAGTTCGACCTGCAGGTTATCTACCGCATAAGGCAGGTTGTTTGCCCCCTCAACCGAGGTGGCATCGACCCCATCTTTAATCAGATACTGTTCAAGCACAGTACCGGCACCGATCGACTGACCGACAATCCGCTGTTGCCAGGCAATCAGATTGCCATCGGCATCCAGCCCGCCACGAATACGGTGGAAGTACATCGGTCGATAGTAGCCCTGCCGGGTATCATCTTCACGGGTCCAGACCAGTTTCACCGGCGTTCCCGGACGTTGCCTGGCTATGTTCACACACTCCAGCAGGTAATCGGCATGGGGGTTGGCCCGACGCCCGAAACTACCTCCGGCAAACAGCATATTGATCTTCACCTGTTCCGGTTTAATCTGCAGAAGCGCCGCAATAGTGTACTGGTCGTTGGTCTGCATCTGCTCACCGTTCCAGATCTCGCAACCCCCGGCACTGACTCTGGCCACGCAGTTAAGCGGCTCCATCGCCGCGTGGGCCAGATAAGGAAATTCAAAATCCGCTTCGATCAGGGTCGCAGCATTGTCCAGCCCGGCAACAGCATCACCGTTATTAGTCGCTGTTGCGCCGGGTTTTGCCGCCAGCTCGCGGTACTTCTGCATCAGTTGCGCCGAGCTTTTATTCAGTGCCTGAGACTGATCCCACTCGATGCTGAGCGCATCACGGCCTTTTTTCGCACTCCAGAAATCTATGGCCAGCACCGCAACGCCTGTTGGAATGGCGACAACATCGACCACACCCTTAACCGCTTTAGCAGCCGCGGCGTCAAAGGTTTTCAGGGTGGCGCCAAAACGGGGGGCATGAGCTACCAGTGCGGTGAGCATCCCCTCCAGCTTTAAGTCCTGAGTGAAGATCGCTGTACCATCGGTTTTGCCCTGATCTTTACGTCGCAGACGGGTTTTACCAATCAGGCTGAACGCTTTCGGATCTTTCAGTTTCAGCTCCGATACGTCCGGCACCCGCTGTTGTGCTGCTGCATCGGCCAGTTCTGCAAATCCGGCCTTACGACCGCTCGCCGGATCGGTCACAACCCCCTGCTCAACCCGAATACCGGAAGCCGCTACCTGCCACTGCTCAGCCGCAGCAGCCACCAGCATCGCTTTGGCTGTCGCTCCCGCTATGCGCATCTGTTCAAATGAGTTAGCGATTGCTGAGCTGCCACCGGTACCCTGAGCGCCCCAGTGCAGGTTTTTATAGCGCGCGGCATCGGCCGGAGCGCCTTCGGCAATCACATCATCCCAATTGGCATCCAGCTCCTCAGCCACCAGTGTGGCCAAACCGGTATAACTACCCTGCCCCATCTCCAGATGCTTCATCAGCACCCGGACTTTTCCGTCGTTGCCGATTTTGACAAATGCATTGGGCTGGAATTGACCATCCCCGTTCAGGTGTGACTCTGCTTTCTCTGCGGCAACCGCATTGGGCAACTTCATCGCCAGCGTTAATCCCGCACCGCTACCTGCCACCAGTTTCAGAAAGTTACGTCGGCTGGTCGCAGCCACACCGCGCTGCTGTTTGATTCGATTCAACATATCAACTTACCCCAGCTTTTCTGCCGCCGATTTAATCGCAGCACGGATTCTTGGATAGGTGGCACAGCGGCAGATATTGCCCTGCATGGCGGCATCAATATCCGCATCGGAAGGATTCGGGTTAGACTCGAGCAGTGCTGTAGCCGACATAATCTGGCCGGACTGGCAGTACCCGCACTGGGGTACCTGCAGAGATTCCCAGGCATCCTGCACCACCTTGGCAGCAGACGATTCTACCCCTTCGATGGTGGTGATCTTCATTCCGGCCACCGCCACCACCGGAATCGAACATGAGCGTACCGGATTACCATCGGCGTGCACTGTGCAGGCACCGCACATCGCAATACCGCAACCAAATTTTGTGCCGGTCAGTTCGATATGATCCCTGATCGCCCAGAGCAACGGGGTATCGGGTTCAACATCAAGGGTATGTTCCCTGCCATTCACATTCAGTGTGACGGACATAACACTTGCTCCTGAAAGTTAGCAATTTAGACAATGCCTAATACTATGGCCGCCAGCACAATAATCCGTTATTAAGATTCTCCGAACTATTTGCACAAAACTCCGAACCTTCGCATTATTAATGGAGCATTCCGGGTATTCAGTGCCATAATCCTATGATCTGAATCACTGCTGGGAGAGGCCCGTGCACTATAACTCCAGGCTGGCTGCGACTATTGCCGGTTACTGTCAGAATGAGGGTATTAACGAAACCCCGGTGGCAGGCCTGAACCTATACCAGTTGCATGCCCCGCCTCCCCGGCAACCGGCTATGTATGCCCCGGCTATCTGTATCGTCGCCCAGGGGCGTAAACAGCTCTATTTCGGCGACCAGACCCGCGCTTACGATCCGGATAACTATCTGATCAACTCCGTGTCCATGCCGCTGGAAGCAGAAGTACATGATGTGACTGACGACGCTCCCTACCTGGGCCTGAGTCTGGAGATCGAAAGCTATCTGGTCAGCCAGTTGCTGATTGAGATGGAACTGCAGAATCAGAACACTCCGCCCACCGAAGATATTATTGTTTCCACCGCAGTGAGTGAGCGCCTCAATGACTCAGTGATCCGGCTATTGAATTGTCTCGATAATCCTATGGATACCCGGGTGCTGGCCCCAGCCCTGAAGCGTGAGATTTTTTATGAGGTGCTACGGGGGCCTTTCGGCCATGTACTGAAGAACTGCGTTGCCAACCACAGCGGAGCCCACCGGATTGCCTCAGTGGTGAATTTCATTGAGGAAAACTTTCATCAGCCACTGGATGTGGAGACCATCGCCCGGCATGCAGGGATGAGCAGCTCGACCCTGCATGATCACTTCAAGCAGGTCACGTCCATGTCACCGATGCAGTTTGTTAAAAGCCTGCGCCTACATCAGGCCCACTCGCTGCTGTTAAGCGGGAATGCCGCCAGTGAGACCTCCTATCAGGTCGGTTATAACAGCCCTTCCCAGTTCAGCCGCGAATTCAAACGTTTTTTTGGCGAATCACCCCGCCAGATTCAGGCCGCAGCGGGTTAACCGCCCCGGCCCCTTTTATTCCTGTTGATTCAGACTACTGTGGCGTCAGAAAATGCTGGTTGAGCTGGCCTTCGAGTTCGCGGTTGAAGTGCTCTGCGGATTGCATATGCTGCAACATCAGTTCGCGGGCCTGTTCGGCATCACCGGCTCTGAAGGCACTCAGCAACCGTTTATGGTAGTTCAGGTTGGCACAGGAGAACTCACGCTGCTCCGGCAGCTCTGATTTTTTGAAGAACACCAGATCCCGAATCATGTCGTTAACGAAGCGACCGATAAACTCCAGCATTGAGTTCTGACAGCGACGTGCCAGCACCACGTGAAACTCCAGCTCCGCCACCCGTTGCGCCATCCGCTCTTCAAAGCTGTCCGGTGGTGTTTCACACCGATCCACCAGCGCCTGCAGCTCATCCAGATCTTCGGCGCTCAGGTTCGGCGTCGCCAGTGCCGCAATTTCTGGCTCAATCAGGGTGCGCAAGGCGTAAATTTCGGTTCCGCAGGGTTGTTCGAAGTGGAGGAAGTTGCGCAGTAATTCGCTGGCTTTGCTGAACTCCACCCGCATCAGGACAGCGCCACCGTTAGGGCCGGTCTTAATGCTTATGAGCCCCTGAACTTCAAGTGACTTCAGCGCTTCCCGTACGGTGCCTTTGGAGCATTCAAACTGCTCCATCAGCTCTTTTTCGTTTGGCAGCCGGTCTCCCGGCTGTTTGTTATTAATGGCAACCCAGCGCTTGATCGATTCAACAATCTGATCCGCACGTTTAATACGTTTTGGGCTGGCTAAGGTCTTGTCTTGCATATTGTTTACGTCGAGAAGGTCTGGGTTTCCCATCCTGCCACAGATCAAGGTCTTTATCGATATGGTTGAATTATTATATTTATTACTATAAATAGTAAAAATAGAGTTTAAAAATTCACCAATAACAACGTCTGACACTCAGAACAGGCTATGGAGAAACAAGATGACGGCTACCTCTCATTTCAACTGGGATGACCCTTTACTGCTGGTTCAGCAACTGACCGAGGAGGAGCGACAGATCAGCGACGCTGCCCGGGCGTACTGTCAGGAGCAGTTGCAGCCACGGGTGCTCAGCGCCTACCGTGAAGAGCGGTTTGACCGTGAGATCATGAATGAGATGGGTGAGATGGGCCTGCTCGGTGCCACCGTAGCGGAAGAGTACGGTGGCGCGGGCCTTGGCCATGTCGCCTACGGTCTGGTTGCACGTGAAGTTGAGCGGGTTGATTCCGGTTACCGCTCCGCTATGAGTGTGCAGTCATCACTGGTGATGTATCCGATCGAAGCTTACGGATCAGAAGAGCAGAAACAGAAGTTTTTGCCAAAACTGGCCTCCGGTGAATTTATCGGTTGCTTCGGCCTGACCGAACCGGATCACGGTTCTGACCCGGGTTCCATGAACACCCGCGCGAAAAAAGTCGATGGCGGCTACCTGCTGACAGGGCAAAAAATGTGGATCACCAACAGCCCGATCGCTGATCTCGCGGTGGTCTGGGCCCGCTCTGACGCTCACGAAAACAAGATCCGCGGCTTTATCGTGGAACGCGGCACCGAAGGTTTCTCCACTCCAAAGATTGAAGGCAAGCTAAGCCTGCGCGCGTCGATCACCGGCGAAATTGTGCTGGATGAAGCCTTTGTGCCAGAAGAAAACCTGCTGCCCAACGCCAGCGGCCTGTCCGGCCCCTTTGGCTGCCTCAACAAAGCGCGCTTTGGTATTGCCTGGGGTGCGATGGGCGCTGCAGAATTCTGCTGGCATGCGGCACGCCAGTACACACTGGATCGCAAGCAGTTTAATCGCCCGCTGGCCGCCAACCAGTTAATCCAGCTTAAACTGGCCAATATGCAGACCGAGATCACGCTGGGCCTGCAGGCCGCGCTGCAGGTGGGCCGCCTGATGGACAGCGGCAACTGGGCACCGGAGATGGTATCTCTGATCAAACGCAATAACTGCGGTAAAGCGCTGGATGTTGCGCGCATGGCGCGTGATATGCACGGCGGTAACGGTATCGCAGACGAGTTTGGGGTGATGCGTCACATGGTCAATCTGGAAACGGTGAACACCTACGAGGGTACCCACGATGTCCACGCACTGATTCTGGGGCGTGCACAAACCGGTATTCAGGCTTTCTGTTAACCGTTACGGGGCCAGACTCAGGCTCTGGCCCCACTCTGGAGGATGACCATGGATAAGCCTCTGCAAGGAATACGCGTACTTGATCTGTCACGCATACTCGCAGGCCCCTGGTGCAGTCAGCATCTGGCAGATATGGGTGCTGAGGTGATTAAAGTCGAGCACCCGTCACGGGGGGATGATACCCGCGGCTGGGGGCCTCCTTACCTCAGGGAGACCCATGATGCGGCCTATTATCTCTGCGCAAACCGGGGTAAAAAATCGATCGCGGTAGATATCGCTCAGGAAGAGGGGCAGGCGCTGATTCGTGAACTCTGCCTGCAAAGTGATGTCTTGCTGGAAAACTTTAAGGTGGGTGGCCTTAAGCGTTACGGGCTGGATTACGACAGCCTCCGGGCTATTAACCCGAAACTGATCTACTGCTCGATCACCGGATTCGGTCAGGACGGCCCCTATGCCAACCGCGCCGGATACGATTTCCTGCTGCAGGGCATGGGCGGCCTGATGGGGATCACCGGCAAACCGGACTCAGAACCCGGTGGAGGCCCGGTTAAAGTTGGCGTTGCCGTCACCGATCTGTTTACCGGCATGTATGCAGCAACCTCAATCCTGTCTGCCATTATCGGCCGGCAGCAGACCGGGGAAGGCACCTGGATCGACCTCTCCCTGCTTGATGTTCAGGTTGCGGTGCTCGCCAATCAGGCGATGAACTACCTTACCTCGGGCACCTCTCCCGGCCGTCTGGGAAACGCGCATCCGAATATCGTCCCTTATCAGGCCTTCCCCACGGCCGATGGGCATATCATTCTGGCCGTGGGCAACGACAGTCAGTTCCAGCGATTCTGTCAGGTCGCTGAGGTCAGTGAACTGGCGCAGGACTCACGTTTTGCGACGAATCGTGGCCGGGTGGAAAACCGGAATGAACTGGTGCCTCAGGTAGCCGCTGCCATCGCCCGACGCCCTTCCGCCTTCTGGCTGAAAGCACTGGAAGCCGAGGGTGTACCCTGTGGCCCGATCAACAGTATGGAGGAAGTGTTCGCCGACCCTCAGGTAAAACACCGGGGCGTCGAGATCGAACTTCCGCATCCGCAGGCCGGTCGCGTTAATCTGGTCAGCAATCCGGTACGAATGGATCAGCAACCACAAAACGCCCGCACCGCACCGCCTGCACTCGGTGAACATACCGAATCCGTACTTGCAGAGCTGCTGCCGGATCGGTTGGCCGATATGACCGAGCTGCGCCGTAAAGGCGTGCTGGGCTGAGCGGAATCAACAAAACGCGCCAGCGATAGCGGCGCGTTATTTGAGCCGTCTGGCCTGAGAAGCACACAACTGATAGCATCGACTAACACTTTTCAATATTGTTATTCAGCTACCATGACTTACAACGAAACCATTGCCGAACATGACTATATAGCGCCAATTACCGCTCATAAGATCCGTCAACTTAGCCAACGAGTGACTAAATCGGAAGCGCGGGTCGCGCAGTTTATTCTCCTGAACCTGCATCGCATCGGCTATGAAACCGGCGCCTCGATTGCGGAAAAAGCCGCGGTCAGTCAGATCACTGTGAGTCGGTTTCTGAAAAAAGCAGGATATAAGGGGATCGCAGCGCTCAAGGCTGAAGTTCAGAAGGAGCAGTTGCCGCTGGACGGATCAGAAGGCCGACGTCAGGATCAGGAGATCCACAGCCAATATGCTGCACAGATGCAACGGGACGCTGAATCGCTGGTCAGCCTCTATAAACAGTTCGGCACACCAGCCTGGGAGCGGTTAGTAGACTGCGTGTTTGAAGCCAACCGGGTCTATGTCACGGGTTTTCAGGCCATTCGCGGGGCCGCCGAGGATCTATACCGTCATCTGGCACTGGCCCGCAACGATGTTTATTATCTGTCCCCACACGATGGCATGCTGGCTGAACTGCTACCTTCAAAAAAGCCTCAGTCTGATGAGAAAATTACCATTATCCTCATCGATATAGCCCCCTATGCTGCGGATAACCAAACCCTCTGCAAACTCACTAAAGAGTTAGGTATCGAGCTTGTTGTGATCAGTGATGAATTTTGCCACTGGACCAAACTCTACACAGAACATGTAATCTATGCGCGCTGCCAGACCGGTTTGTTTGCCGAGTCCTCATGGGGCGTCGTGCTGGCTGCCAATGCCCTGGTCAACGCCATCGCCCAACGAGATCCGGAACATAGCGCAGAGCGCTACCGGGTTTGGGGAGAACGTACAAAAGCACTGAATCTTTTTTGGTAAACAGACTTTCTATCTACCCAATTAAAACACTCAGTATGGCTAATTGATTGAAATTAATACCTATTCAAGAATGTTAGATAAGTAACATTTTCTGATATTGTGATTTAAATACAGATCTCTAACACTAAAAACCACAGCTCGGGATTGATGCCCGGATCCCCAGGATTCGCCGGCAGCCCTTGATGGTTCGCAGAAAAACAATAACACCGGAGATCAATATGCAGTTTAAGAAAACCAGCCTTAGCGCCTTACTTTCCCTGGCCCTCGCCTCCTCTCCTACCGTTTCAGCCACTGAACAGGTACTCAACGTATACAACTGGTGGGATTACATCACGCCGGGTGCAGTTGAAGAATTTCAGGCGAAAACCGGTATCAAGGTTAATTACGATGTCTATGACTCCAACGAAATTCTTGAAGCCAAACTAATGTCGGGCGGAAGCGGTTATGACATTGTTGTGCCAAGCGCAAACTTTCTCGAACGTCAGGCGAAATCCGGCGTCTATTCCAGGCTCGATCGAAGCCAATTGAAGAACTATTCCAATCTCGATCCGGCTCTGATGAAACAGATCGAAGGCCACGACCCGGGAAATACGTATGCTGTACCTTACACCTGGGGAACCCTTGGATTGGCTTACAATGTGGATATGCTCAAACAACGTCTGGGGGATATGCCACTGGACAGCTACGACCTCCTGTTCAAACCTGAGGTTGCAGCCAAATTACAGGACTGCGGTATCGGTCTGGTGGACTCCCCCGCCGAAGTGATGGCGCTGGCCCTCAACTACCTGGGTCTGGACCCGAACAGTGAACGCAAAGAGGATCTGAAGCAGGCAACCGACCTGCTCAATTCAGTTCGCTCAAGTTACAAGCACTTCAATACCGGCAATATACAGGCTGACCTGATCAACGGCGACCTCTGTCTCGGCCTGGGCTACAGCGGCGATATGCTGCAGGCTCAGGGCCGGGCCGACGAAGCCAAAACAGGCGTTACTCTGGAATACCTGATCCCTAAAGAGGGTACTATCGCCTGGTTTGATCTGGTTGCTATCCCGGCTGACGCGCCTAACAAAGAAGCCGCTCACAAGTTCATCGACTTTCTTCTGGAACCGGAAACCGGTGCAGGCCTCTCCAACTACGTTTACTACGCGGTGCCCAATACCAGGATAGCCCCGCTGGTGGAGCCGGAGATTCTCAATAACCCAGCGGTTTATCCAACAGAAGAGATCAAATCAAAGTTGTTTACGCAGCAAGCACACAGCCAGAAATATGATCGCCTGCTCAGCCGTGCCTGGTCCAACATTAAAACCGGCCGCTAAGCCCTCTTAATCCCTGGCCGTTCCCCGGCCAGGTAGCAAAACATTCACCCGACCCTGAATAACTCTGGTTGAAGCAACCGGGATCATGCGACCAGTGGTCGGTCGCTTAAGGTAAATCACATGGTACAAATCGTCACCACGCAACAGGTTGAAGGAATTATCCATTCGCAACTGGGTATTAGCCGCGCCAACTGGGAAGAACCAAGCATGATGGCCTATAGCCATCTGCATATGGACCGGATGATGCCGCTTACTCTGCTGGAGCCGGGCCCACACACTCAACAGCTACCACGCACCACCCTGCCACTTAACATCTCCGACATGCTGTTCACTGATCCGTTTAATAACCGACCGATGAATGGTGAACAATTCCTCGACCGCCGCTTGTATAACGATGCTCTGCTGGTGTTCCACCGAGGTCAGGTGATCCATGAATCTTATCGTAATGGTATGCACCCTGATGATCATCATCTGCAGCATTCCACCACCAAGTCCTTTATGGCCATGCTGGTAGGCATTGCCATTGATGAGGGTCAGATGTCAGCGGATGCACCGTTCACAACTTATATGCCAGAGCTGAAAGATTTTCCGGCATGGCAGGAAGTGACCCTGCAACATGTCCTCGATATGGCTGTCGGCGTGGACTACCACGAAGATTACTCACGGGACGATTGTCCCTTCTTCCCTTACGCCCGTGCCGTCGGTTACTACCCGACAGAACCCGGAGAAGAACCGATCGGGACTAAAGCCTGGATGCTGGAAAACCTGATTAACCCAGTCAGCACTCCCGGTACTCGGTTCAACTACTGTTCCCCCCTGACCAACGCTCTGGGTATGGCCGTTGCCAACGCATACCAG encodes the following:
- a CDS encoding homocysteine S-methyltransferase family protein; protein product: MSEQQGFPLSRPGRLYLTEGGTETEIMYKYGFELPHFAMFPLLDNPAAVTKMRDMFRYYLDVVAKHKLCALIGGLDYRASPDWGKLLGYSDAGLAEANLQSIDFLRDVAAEYAHDIEQTLIQGLIGPRGDAYQQGHTITAEAAEDYHAIQLTTLKKAGVDLALAITFNNVEESIGVARAAKTIGVPLAISLTLNRNSTLGDGTPLADAIEQIDQATDHSVEFYSINCSHPIEYEPAIDGGPWLQRVRGVRPNASKMEKVALCKIGHLESGDPVELGEQCGELAKRYPHMDIWGGCCGTWDQHLDQIALNIRKVHGLA
- a CDS encoding nucleotidyltransferase family protein, which produces MSLAVLIMAAGSSSRFGGCKLLAEVAPGVALLEHSIQLAMPLQAEFMAIVSGAWHAEIVAAQQQQRVTALPLIHNPNWQEGLGSSIAEAVRQLPEDTDQLLILLADQIALTTTDLQRLLLISDPADVVCAEYAGRRGVPALFRRALFPELISLQGDKGAKQLLYSPSLHIETLAMPNAEQDIDTPEALAHYLR
- a CDS encoding XdhC family protein — translated: MANQLSALLEQWYPQRDECDWVLGTVYRTEGPSYRKAGAMMLFNSLGQQFGMLSGGCLESDIQTHARRVMQTGSSLTLCYDGSDEDDLSFQLGIGCGGTVYIMLHRIDRENDYQQLDQLYEHLRNRVSGLYYQQIPVNGGRASSIFLPLDQHRSSDQKHRITQSEGQNWLVTAIDPDPHLLVVGGGVDAQPLVAMAKQLGWEVSLWDPRPANARREHFMLADRILRDNVSDLNGYISQNRVNAAVLMSHNVELDAAALQAVNGAGLEYMALLGPHSRKQKVLRQARLKTAMLQPALAGPAGMPLGGELPESIALSILAECHRQLHLGEASQSRPRSEAA
- a CDS encoding xanthine dehydrogenase family protein molybdopterin-binding subunit, with translation MLNRIKQQRGVAATSRRNFLKLVAGSGAGLTLAMKLPNAVAAEKAESHLNGDGQFQPNAFVKIGNDGKVRVLMKHLEMGQGSYTGLATLVAEELDANWDDVIAEGAPADAARYKNLHWGAQGTGGSSAIANSFEQMRIAGATAKAMLVAAAAEQWQVAASGIRVEQGVVTDPASGRKAGFAELADAAAQQRVPDVSELKLKDPKAFSLIGKTRLRRKDQGKTDGTAIFTQDLKLEGMLTALVAHAPRFGATLKTFDAAAAKAVKGVVDVVAIPTGVAVLAIDFWSAKKGRDALSIEWDQSQALNKSSAQLMQKYRELAAKPGATATNNGDAVAGLDNAATLIEADFEFPYLAHAAMEPLNCVARVSAGGCEIWNGEQMQTNDQYTIAALLQIKPEQVKINMLFAGGSFGRRANPHADYLLECVNIARQRPGTPVKLVWTREDDTRQGYYRPMYFHRIRGGLDADGNLIAWQQRIVGQSIGAGTVLEQYLIKDGVDATSVEGANNLPYAVDNLQVELHTVQLPVPVQWWRSVGHTHTAFSTEVFMDRVAKAAGKDPVALRLELLKAHPRHSGVLKLAAEKAGWGKTLPKGHAQGVAVVESFNSYVAQVAEVALAEDGTFRVVKVICAVDCGLAINPDVIKAQMEGGIGFGLSPALMSEITLENGAAVQSNFNDYEVLRIHQMPEIEVHIVPSAEPPTGVGEPGTPPIAPAVANALFALTGQTFDRLPIQIKSPA
- a CDS encoding (2Fe-2S)-binding protein; translated protein: MSVTLNVNGREHTLDVEPDTPLLWAIRDHIELTGTKFGCGIAMCGACTVHADGNPVRSCSIPVVAVAGMKITTIEGVESSAAKVVQDAWESLQVPQCGYCQSGQIMSATALLESNPNPSDADIDAAMQGNICRCATYPRIRAAIKSAAEKLG
- a CDS encoding AraC family transcriptional regulator, which produces MHYNSRLAATIAGYCQNEGINETPVAGLNLYQLHAPPPRQPAMYAPAICIVAQGRKQLYFGDQTRAYDPDNYLINSVSMPLEAEVHDVTDDAPYLGLSLEIESYLVSQLLIEMELQNQNTPPTEDIIVSTAVSERLNDSVIRLLNCLDNPMDTRVLAPALKREIFYEVLRGPFGHVLKNCVANHSGAHRIASVVNFIEENFHQPLDVETIARHAGMSSSTLHDHFKQVTSMSPMQFVKSLRLHQAHSLLLSGNAASETSYQVGYNSPSQFSREFKRFFGESPRQIQAAAG